Proteins found in one Labrenzia sp. VG12 genomic segment:
- a CDS encoding HAMP domain-containing sensor histidine kinase: protein MGTLASETGADKDAINEQRAQRRREMARSAQDVRSRLGAPDSRHTTFDLERQHLFADTRINAAYAVPLLALIVAAISVLWIDPLFIGAWFTVTLCTHFLMVVTSHTYEKAPSDQKARIYWRRRFTLGDFIYGCSWALFFLMPKTSDAGEGFVIFHFATLLIVVAMNTMQSATLPRCLLASTLPMTLVVTVSFLKEVDPIHYTLAAMAIGAQGFFFILGNQLLKNANTMLEYRADKDHLIAELETANAMSDEARRRAEAANLAKSRFLATMSHELRTPLNAILGFSEIMKDEVLGPMENKNYRSYAEDIHGSGQHLLNLINEILDLSRIEAGRHELHEEPLYLDDVVEECGTMMKVRAKAKSISLHHTHEPDLPRVWADERALRQVVLNLLSNAVKFTPVGGEVRIMVGPTSDGGQYVSIKDSGPGIPEEEVPTVLEAFGQGSHAIKTAEPGTGLGLSIVQALVNMHEGKFALKSKLGEGTEVTVTLPRARIMNFSPDVIWVDPEDAEPAFNRSA, encoded by the coding sequence ATGGGAACCCTTGCGTCAGAAACAGGCGCCGACAAGGACGCCATCAACGAGCAGCGGGCACAGCGCCGGCGCGAGATGGCGCGTTCGGCCCAGGATGTCCGCAGCCGTCTGGGTGCGCCCGACAGCCGTCACACTACCTTTGATCTGGAACGCCAGCACCTTTTTGCCGACACCCGTATCAACGCGGCCTATGCCGTGCCGCTGCTGGCGCTGATCGTCGCGGCAATTTCGGTCTTGTGGATCGATCCCCTGTTCATCGGCGCCTGGTTCACGGTCACGCTCTGCACCCACTTCCTGATGGTTGTGACCAGCCACACCTATGAAAAAGCGCCCTCTGACCAGAAGGCACGGATCTACTGGCGCCGGCGTTTCACGCTCGGCGACTTCATCTACGGCTGCAGCTGGGCGCTGTTTTTCCTGATGCCGAAGACAAGCGATGCCGGTGAAGGCTTCGTCATCTTTCATTTTGCGACGCTCCTGATCGTTGTCGCCATGAACACGATGCAGTCGGCGACCTTGCCGAGATGCCTCCTGGCCAGCACGCTGCCGATGACGCTGGTCGTGACCGTCAGTTTCCTGAAGGAAGTCGATCCGATCCATTACACGCTTGCAGCGATGGCGATCGGCGCTCAGGGTTTCTTTTTCATCCTTGGCAACCAGCTCCTGAAAAACGCCAACACGATGCTGGAGTACCGGGCGGACAAGGATCACCTGATTGCAGAGCTTGAGACTGCCAATGCCATGTCGGACGAAGCCCGGCGGCGTGCAGAAGCCGCCAACCTTGCAAAGTCCCGTTTCCTGGCCACCATGAGCCACGAGTTGCGTACGCCGCTCAACGCCATCCTGGGCTTCTCGGAGATCATGAAGGACGAAGTGCTCGGCCCGATGGAGAACAAGAATTACCGCTCCTACGCCGAGGACATTCACGGGTCCGGCCAGCACCTTTTGAACCTGATCAACGAGATTCTCGATCTCTCGCGCATCGAGGCCGGCCGCCACGAATTGCACGAAGAACCGCTTTATCTTGACGACGTTGTCGAGGAATGCGGCACCATGATGAAGGTCCGGGCGAAGGCCAAGTCGATTTCCCTGCACCACACCCATGAACCCGACCTGCCCCGGGTTTGGGCCGATGAACGGGCTTTGCGCCAGGTGGTGCTCAATCTTCTGTCCAACGCGGTCAAGTTCACACCTGTCGGCGGTGAGGTCCGGATCATGGTCGGTCCGACCTCCGATGGCGGCCAGTATGTGTCGATCAAGGACAGCGGCCCGGGCATCCCGGAAGAAGAGGTTCCAACCGTTCTGGAAGCCTTCGGTCAGGGCTCACACGCCATCAAGACGGCGGAACCCGGCACCGGCCTCGGCCTGTCGATTGTTCAGGCGCTGGTCAACATGCATGAAGGCAAGTTCGCCCTGAAATCGAAACTGGGCGAAGGCACGGAAGTCACCGTGACCCTGCCCCGGGCGCGAATCATGAATTTCTCACCGGATGTGATCTGGGTCGACCCGGAAGACGCCGAACCGGCCTTCAATCGATCCGCCTGA
- a CDS encoding adenosylcobinamide-GDP ribazoletransferase produces the protein MSSESDQLPDSGADSSSDKPWDHAAPFLIRCQRLVADAAACVRFFSRLPLSKPLNAFDDPAALPDFRRIARAAPLAGLMVALPAAALGTALGYTHLPSLAVATLMIGLLAATTGALHEDGLSDLADGFFGGATRDRRLEIMKDSRIGAFGALALIVSVILRVTLLAALWQRFSPADAALLFLSGEALSRALLVWQWRALPQARPDGLAVRFGKPGAATLKGAFLVTLPLLLPAFWLLSLPAFLLALLLAAVTAFAVGALARDKIGGVTGDVLGAIQQTSGLGFLAGMLMVP, from the coding sequence ATGAGCTCTGAATCCGACCAACTTCCTGATTCCGGAGCCGATTCAAGCTCTGACAAACCTTGGGATCACGCGGCCCCCTTTCTGATCCGCTGTCAGCGCCTGGTGGCCGATGCCGCCGCGTGCGTGCGATTCTTCTCCCGCCTACCTCTCTCCAAACCCCTCAATGCGTTTGACGATCCGGCCGCCCTTCCCGACTTCAGGCGCATTGCCCGTGCTGCTCCGCTGGCTGGCCTAATGGTCGCCCTGCCGGCGGCGGCCCTCGGAACGGCCCTCGGCTACACACATCTGCCAAGCCTTGCGGTGGCAACGCTGATGATCGGTCTTCTGGCGGCCACCACCGGCGCCCTGCATGAGGACGGTCTCAGCGACCTGGCGGACGGTTTTTTTGGCGGCGCCACCCGTGACAGGCGCCTTGAGATCATGAAAGACAGCCGTATCGGGGCGTTTGGCGCTCTAGCCCTGATTGTCAGCGTGATCTTGAGAGTGACCTTGCTGGCCGCTCTCTGGCAGAGATTTTCACCCGCAGATGCTGCCTTGCTGTTTCTTTCGGGCGAGGCCCTCAGCCGTGCGCTTCTTGTCTGGCAATGGCGGGCTCTCCCGCAGGCCCGTCCGGATGGGCTTGCCGTGCGGTTTGGCAAACCGGGTGCCGCGACCCTGAAAGGCGCATTTCTGGTGACCCTTCCGTTGCTTCTGCCTGCCTTCTGGCTGCTGTCCCTGCCCGCGTTTCTGCTGGCTCTCTTGTTGGCGGCGGTCACCGCCTTCGCAGTCGGTGCGCTGGCCCGCGACAAGATCGGCGGCGTGACTGGCGACGTACTTGGCGCGATTCAGCAAACAAGCGGGCTTGGTTTTCTCGCGGGTATGCTTATGGTGCCCTGA
- the dusA gene encoding tRNA dihydrouridine(20/20a) synthase DusA gives MTATNRLYSAHLPRFSVAPMMEWTDRHCRAFHRQLSRHALLYTEMVTTGAVIHGDRQHLLGFSDSEHPIACQLGGSDPQDMAEAARIVADFGYDEVNINVGCPSDRVQSGRFGACLMEEPALVAACVEAMKAAVDIPVTVKCRIGIDDQDPEVALDAMADAVFAAGSDALWVHARKAWLQGLSPKENRDIPPLDYDRVLRLKQRFPEKFIGLNGGLQSLDQAEPYLETLDGLMFGRAAYHTPEILGEVDRRLYGENADNVSPWQAVKAHKAYLAEQLERGVKLAHMTRHMLGLFHGRPGARSWRRILTVEAIKPGAGLDVVDHALAAVSPAGGDLAAAE, from the coding sequence ATGACTGCAACAAACCGCCTCTATTCCGCCCACCTGCCACGTTTCTCCGTGGCCCCCATGATGGAGTGGACAGACCGACATTGCCGGGCCTTTCACCGGCAGCTGTCGCGGCATGCGCTGCTTTATACCGAGATGGTGACCACCGGCGCGGTCATTCACGGTGACAGGCAGCATCTGCTCGGCTTTTCCGACAGCGAGCACCCGATTGCCTGTCAGCTGGGCGGGTCGGACCCGCAGGACATGGCGGAAGCGGCCCGGATTGTCGCCGATTTCGGCTATGACGAGGTCAACATCAATGTCGGCTGCCCGTCCGACAGGGTGCAGTCCGGTCGCTTTGGCGCCTGCCTGATGGAAGAACCGGCGCTGGTGGCGGCCTGTGTCGAGGCGATGAAGGCGGCGGTCGACATCCCGGTTACCGTCAAATGCCGGATTGGCATCGATGATCAGGATCCGGAAGTGGCGCTTGATGCCATGGCCGATGCGGTCTTTGCCGCTGGCAGCGATGCGCTCTGGGTGCATGCGCGAAAGGCCTGGCTCCAGGGTCTCAGCCCGAAGGAAAACAGGGACATTCCGCCGCTGGATTATGACCGGGTGCTGCGCCTGAAGCAGCGCTTTCCGGAGAAGTTCATCGGTCTGAATGGCGGCCTGCAATCGCTCGACCAGGCCGAGCCTTATCTTGAAACGCTGGACGGTCTGATGTTCGGCCGGGCCGCCTATCACACGCCCGAAATTCTGGGCGAGGTCGATCGCCGCCTTTATGGAGAAAACGCGGACAATGTTTCTCCCTGGCAGGCCGTGAAGGCGCACAAGGCCTATCTGGCGGAGCAGCTCGAACGGGGTGTGAAGCTGGCGCATATGACCCGGCACATGCTCGGGTTGTTTCACGGCCGTCCCGGCGCGCGGTCCTGGCGGCGCATCCTGACTGTGGAAGCGATCAAGCCCGGCGCCGGTCTGGACGTGGTCGACCATGCGCTCGCCGCTGTCAGTCCGGCAGGAGGCGATCTCGCCGCGGCGGAGTAA
- a CDS encoding uracil-DNA glycosylase family protein, producing MKSNDLQQLAKEIRACRICADQPEAAPLPHSPRPVLQVSSTARLCICGQAPGTRVHKSGRPFTDPSGDRLRDWMGIGEETFYDPDQLAIVPMGFCFPGLDAKGGDLPPRRECRKAWHDRLFAEMPQIELILIVGQYAQAYHLGDRRHKSLTATVTDWRNYFGEDVIEGGRRVLPLPHPSWRNNAWLKKNPWFETDLVPVLRREVKRLTGSESNSPEIEKNSQNG from the coding sequence ATGAAATCGAATGACCTTCAGCAGCTTGCGAAGGAGATTCGCGCCTGCCGGATCTGCGCCGACCAGCCCGAGGCCGCACCTCTGCCGCATTCACCGAGACCCGTCCTCCAGGTCTCCTCGACGGCAAGGCTTTGCATTTGCGGCCAGGCGCCGGGGACACGCGTTCACAAGAGCGGCAGACCGTTCACCGATCCGAGCGGTGACCGCTTGCGCGACTGGATGGGAATAGGCGAGGAGACCTTTTACGACCCGGACCAACTCGCGATCGTCCCCATGGGGTTCTGCTTTCCCGGGCTCGACGCCAAGGGAGGGGATCTGCCACCGCGTCGTGAGTGTCGCAAGGCCTGGCACGACCGGCTGTTCGCCGAGATGCCGCAAATCGAGCTGATCCTGATCGTCGGCCAATATGCGCAGGCCTATCACCTCGGCGACAGACGGCACAAATCCCTGACGGCGACAGTGACCGACTGGCGGAACTACTTCGGTGAGGATGTCATTGAAGGCGGCAGGCGGGTTTTGCCGCTGCCACATCCCTCCTGGCGCAACAATGCCTGGCTGAAGAAAAATCCCTGGTTCGAGACGGACCTGGTGCCGGTGTTGCGCCGGGAAGTGAAACGATTGACGGGGAGCGAGAGCAATTCGCCCGAGATCGAAAAAAATTCTCAAAATGGCTGA
- a CDS encoding Lrp/AsnC family transcriptional regulator — protein sequence MDRIDRRILSILQEDCTVPVAEIGRRVGLSTTPCWRRIQKMEEDGVITGRVALLDPTKVNAKVTAFVAITTSQHSEDWLKKFADVIREFPEVVEFYRMAGQVDYLLRVAVPDIEAYDAFYKKLIAKIDISDVSTTFAMEQIKNTTALPLGYVAAEKPKPEKG from the coding sequence ATCGACCGCATCGACCGCCGTATTCTGTCAATCCTGCAGGAAGACTGCACCGTTCCCGTTGCCGAAATCGGCCGCCGGGTCGGACTGTCGACGACACCTTGCTGGAGGCGCATTCAGAAAATGGAAGAAGACGGCGTGATCACGGGCCGTGTTGCGTTGCTGGATCCCACCAAGGTCAACGCCAAGGTGACGGCCTTTGTCGCGATCACGACAAGTCAGCATTCCGAGGACTGGCTCAAGAAATTCGCCGACGTGATCCGGGAGTTTCCAGAAGTGGTCGAGTTCTACAGGATGGCCGGGCAGGTCGACTATCTGCTTCGGGTCGCCGTGCCGGACATTGAGGCCTACGACGCCTTTTACAAGAAGCTGATCGCCAAGATCGACATCTCCGACGTCTCGACAACCTTTGCCATGGAGCAGATCAAGAACACCACGGCGCTGCCCCTTGGTTATGTCGCCGCGGAAAAGCCGAAGCCGGAGAAGGGCTGA
- a CDS encoding ABC transporter substrate-binding protein, whose translation MLVSLLVLTFFGNAAFADKPTKIRLTNGEWAPYQSQNLPEYGAASALVTAAFDAVGIEVEYGFFPWNRAMIEVERGAWDGTFMWVLTPERQRIYLPSDPLFTLDEVVFYNKNNPIEANEPSDLKGRVMGALDSSAFGRQFAPLVEDGSIYVARVRNNQQLFEMLARERVDFVPELKTSGYDAVLEHLTEEQRNRIGHLETMTYPWSYHLLISRHIDDGPYFVDAFNRGMEIIRENGEFERIIGPYIRPKVLN comes from the coding sequence ATGCTGGTTTCGCTTCTGGTGCTGACGTTTTTCGGCAACGCTGCTTTTGCTGACAAACCGACCAAGATTCGCCTGACCAACGGGGAATGGGCGCCCTATCAGTCTCAGAACCTGCCCGAATACGGCGCAGCGTCTGCGTTGGTCACCGCCGCCTTCGATGCTGTCGGCATTGAGGTGGAATATGGATTTTTCCCTTGGAACCGGGCCATGATCGAAGTCGAGCGCGGCGCTTGGGACGGGACCTTCATGTGGGTGCTGACACCTGAGAGGCAACGGATCTACCTGCCGAGCGATCCGCTCTTCACCCTCGATGAAGTTGTTTTTTACAACAAGAACAATCCGATCGAAGCCAATGAGCCATCCGACCTGAAGGGCAGGGTCATGGGCGCGCTCGATTCCAGCGCTTTCGGAAGGCAATTTGCACCGCTGGTGGAGGACGGCTCGATTTATGTCGCGCGGGTTCGCAACAATCAGCAGTTGTTCGAGATGCTGGCCCGGGAGCGGGTGGACTTTGTGCCCGAGCTGAAAACCAGCGGCTATGATGCTGTTCTGGAACACCTGACGGAAGAGCAGAGAAATCGCATCGGCCATCTTGAGACGATGACCTATCCCTGGTCCTACCACCTGCTGATCTCCCGGCACATCGACGACGGTCCCTATTTCGTCGATGCCTTTAATCGCGGCATGGAGATCATCCGGGAAAACGGCGAATTCGAACGCATCATTGGACCCTATATCCGGCCGAAGGTCCTCAACTGA
- a CDS encoding TIGR02281 family clan AA aspartic protease → MNGPKRFRGLMVVVLVVVLAAGAFYAFFGDPTDPANANFDDRGPRIVALSALAFVFLASFIFGQPKVREVIQGTLFWGGLCALLVVGYTYRTDLVQAGYRVLGALAPGMAVTQQDGTILIVRDAGGHFVVSGRANGARTEFLLDTGASAVVLNYADARRAGYRDEDLLFTVPVSTANGRTLVAPVRIDDITIGDHTLRNVRGFVARDGSLEASLLGMSALDRLRSWRIEGDRLIITP, encoded by the coding sequence ATGAACGGACCCAAGCGTTTTCGCGGCCTGATGGTTGTCGTGCTGGTGGTCGTCCTGGCGGCAGGCGCATTTTATGCCTTTTTCGGAGATCCGACCGATCCGGCCAATGCCAATTTCGATGACAGGGGCCCGCGCATCGTTGCCTTGTCCGCGCTGGCCTTTGTCTTTCTCGCCAGCTTCATTTTCGGCCAGCCGAAAGTACGCGAAGTGATTCAGGGGACGTTGTTCTGGGGCGGCCTCTGCGCCCTGCTCGTTGTCGGCTACACCTATCGCACCGACCTGGTTCAGGCGGGATACAGGGTTCTGGGCGCACTCGCGCCCGGAATGGCAGTCACACAGCAGGACGGCACGATCCTGATCGTGCGCGATGCAGGTGGCCATTTTGTTGTCAGCGGGCGCGCCAATGGTGCGCGAACGGAGTTTCTTCTGGACACCGGCGCAAGCGCGGTTGTCCTGAACTATGCCGATGCCCGCCGGGCCGGTTACCGGGACGAGGACCTTTTGTTCACTGTGCCGGTTTCAACCGCCAATGGCCGCACGCTGGTTGCGCCCGTGCGGATCGACGATATCACCATCGGCGATCACACCTTGCGAAATGTGCGCGGCTTTGTCGCCCGTGACGGTTCCCTGGAAGCCAGTCTTCTGGGCATGAGTGCGCTTGACAGGCTGCGCAGCTGGCGCATCGAAGGCGACCGGCTGATCATAACGCCGTGA
- the cobT gene encoding nicotinate-nucleotide--dimethylbenzimidazole phosphoribosyltransferase, translated as MSLSETALPFDDIRNLVKSMPGPDEEALGKVRARDAELTKPAGSLGRLEEIAEWLAAWSGKAPPKITRPLVAIFATAHGVADEGVSAFPSAVNRQMVENFAAGGAAINQLCRAYDIGLKVFDLAVDMPTPSITREDAMDEANCAATMAYGMEALAGGVDLICLGEMGIGNTTVAAAVLNGLFGGKAEDWIGRGTGVDDEGLARKRDAVTAAVERLNGEKDPLEVLRKIGGREISAMAGLIIAARLQRVPVIVDGFVTTAAAAVVYAMDPEGLDHCLFAHVSAEQAHARALDHMGKEALFDFGMRLGEGSGAALAAGIAKAAAEMHSGMATFADAGVAEKSE; from the coding sequence ATGTCCCTGTCCGAGACCGCGCTGCCTTTCGACGATATCCGCAATCTGGTGAAATCCATGCCCGGACCGGATGAGGAAGCGCTCGGCAAGGTGAGGGCGCGCGATGCGGAACTGACCAAACCGGCCGGGTCGCTCGGCAGACTGGAAGAAATCGCTGAATGGCTCGCCGCCTGGTCAGGCAAGGCGCCGCCGAAAATCACCCGTCCGCTGGTGGCGATCTTCGCGACCGCTCATGGGGTGGCCGATGAAGGGGTGTCTGCCTTCCCGAGTGCGGTCAACCGTCAGATGGTCGAGAATTTTGCTGCCGGTGGCGCGGCCATCAACCAGCTCTGCCGGGCCTACGACATTGGCCTGAAAGTGTTCGATCTGGCGGTGGACATGCCGACACCGAGCATTACCAGGGAAGATGCCATGGACGAGGCCAACTGCGCCGCCACCATGGCCTATGGCATGGAGGCCCTGGCAGGCGGTGTTGACTTGATCTGTCTCGGCGAAATGGGCATCGGCAACACCACCGTTGCTGCCGCCGTGCTGAACGGCCTCTTCGGAGGCAAGGCCGAGGACTGGATCGGACGCGGCACCGGCGTCGATGACGAGGGACTGGCGCGCAAGCGCGATGCGGTAACCGCGGCTGTCGAACGTCTCAATGGAGAAAAGGACCCTCTGGAGGTCCTGCGCAAGATCGGCGGACGGGAAATCTCGGCCATGGCCGGCCTCATCATCGCCGCACGCCTGCAGCGTGTCCCGGTGATTGTCGACGGCTTTGTTACCACAGCTGCCGCAGCCGTCGTCTATGCCATGGACCCGGAAGGGCTTGATCACTGTCTTTTCGCCCATGTGAGCGCGGAGCAGGCCCATGCACGGGCACTGGACCATATGGGCAAGGAAGCCCTGTTCGATTTCGGCATGCGTCTTGGGGAAGGCTCCGGAGCGGCGCTGGCCGCAGGTATTGCGAAAGCGGCGGCTGAAATGCATTCCGGCATGGCCACATTCGCCGATGCGGGCGTTGCCGAAAAGTCCGAATAA
- a CDS encoding DUF1289 domain-containing protein, which produces MKSPCIKTCQIDRQTGLCLGCYRTLDEIASWTQFSDRQRSDILADLPARQRPTRGAGGQG; this is translated from the coding sequence ATGAAGTCGCCCTGTATCAAAACCTGTCAGATCGACCGGCAAACCGGCCTTTGCCTTGGCTGTTACCGGACCCTCGATGAAATCGCCTCCTGGACACAGTTCAGTGACCGGCAGAGGTCTGACATTCTTGCAGACCTCCCGGCAAGACAGCGTCCCACCCGCGGCGCCGGAGGCCAGGGATGA
- a CDS encoding alpha/beta hydrolase: MITRVWQSGEANPRMQPVWVAATLVFALLVLTACGGRPDSGALVINTEPAPDAKISDIMIVTTRERDSRPDTYFGGERSSAVSYAEASISVPPSHEPGQIEWPESLPGNPEKDFVARSAGYIADKAAFKRQINERLAALPPNKREIFVFIHGYNTRFPEGLYRFAQIVHDAKFEGVPVFFTWASRGTLKDYVYDLNSAAIARSALEETLVELTNTRATNITILAHSMGNWLLMETAVQAKPENRRRIATKIDDIVLAAPDIDIDLFKAQLRKLGKPPKPYTVIVSKDDRALRLSRTIAGGKERVGAYSDDQDLAELGAIVIDVTELESLDGAHHSKFAQLAQLRPEMRKTLSNSVVSSSADQNRGANLGNDLGSFVGNAAGTAVALPIRVITAPFTYGGGS, from the coding sequence ATGATCACACGCGTTTGGCAAAGTGGTGAAGCAAATCCGCGAATGCAGCCCGTCTGGGTCGCGGCCACGCTGGTTTTTGCGCTTCTGGTTCTGACTGCCTGTGGCGGACGGCCTGACTCGGGCGCGCTGGTGATCAACACCGAACCAGCACCGGATGCCAAGATCAGCGACATCATGATCGTGACCACGCGTGAGCGGGACAGTCGCCCGGACACCTATTTCGGCGGTGAACGCTCCTCGGCTGTCAGCTATGCCGAAGCCTCGATTTCCGTTCCGCCCAGTCACGAGCCGGGCCAGATCGAATGGCCGGAAAGCCTGCCGGGCAACCCGGAGAAGGACTTTGTTGCCCGCAGCGCCGGCTACATAGCAGACAAGGCAGCCTTCAAACGGCAGATCAATGAGCGTCTTGCAGCCCTGCCGCCCAACAAGCGCGAGATCTTCGTCTTTATTCACGGCTATAACACGCGCTTTCCCGAAGGCCTTTATCGGTTCGCCCAGATCGTTCACGATGCCAAGTTCGAAGGCGTTCCGGTCTTTTTCACCTGGGCGTCCCGCGGCACGCTCAAGGACTATGTCTATGACCTCAACAGCGCTGCCATTGCGCGCAGTGCGCTGGAAGAAACCCTGGTCGAACTGACCAACACCAGGGCCACCAACATCACCATCCTGGCGCATTCCATGGGGAACTGGCTGCTGATGGAAACTGCGGTTCAGGCCAAACCGGAAAACCGCAGGCGCATAGCCACCAAGATCGACGATATCGTGCTGGCCGCGCCGGATATCGATATCGACCTCTTCAAGGCGCAGCTGCGCAAACTCGGCAAGCCGCCCAAACCCTATACGGTGATTGTCTCCAAGGACGATCGCGCGCTGCGCCTGTCCAGGACAATTGCCGGCGGCAAGGAACGGGTCGGAGCCTATTCGGACGACCAGGATCTGGCTGAACTCGGTGCGATCGTGATCGATGTGACGGAACTGGAATCGCTTGACGGAGCCCATCACTCAAAATTCGCGCAGCTTGCTCAACTGAGGCCGGAAATGCGCAAGACACTGAGCAATTCCGTTGTTTCGTCGTCAGCGGATCAAAATCGTGGCGCCAATCTCGGCAATGATCTGGGCAGTTTTGTCGGCAATGCCGCAGGGACAGCCGTCGCTCTGCCGATCCGGGTCATCACAGCGCCCTTCACCTATGGTGGCGGTTCCTGA
- a CDS encoding TRAP transporter substrate-binding protein: MKRRDFLKAGAVAAPASLLAAPAIAQGKIEWKLPTSFPAKAPGVGTNVTTFADRVAAMSDGQLTFKVFSGGELVPPFGVEDAVEQGTAEIGHSTPYYAASKNSALHFFSAVPFGMTAVETTAWLRYGGGQDLWDGIYAERGLKPFYSGSSGVQAAGWFKKPVESLNDLAGLNMRIAGLGGEAMRKLGVNAVLLPPPEIFPSFQSGAIDAAEWVGPMLDQAFGLQKVAKYCYVPAFHEPSAALEIVVNKEAYEGLPAHLQAIIANAAEAASVETTAQFDYYNVVAMKKLKDDGVTFGAFPEDVIAALKPAVAEVLAENAAANPKFAEVQKSYDAFLELAKDYATEVKAATFTQRV; encoded by the coding sequence ATGAAAAGACGCGATTTTCTGAAAGCAGGAGCGGTTGCTGCGCCCGCCAGCCTGTTGGCGGCCCCGGCCATTGCCCAGGGCAAGATCGAATGGAAACTGCCGACATCTTTTCCGGCCAAGGCGCCGGGCGTTGGGACCAATGTCACCACCTTTGCCGATCGCGTTGCGGCCATGTCCGACGGACAGCTGACCTTCAAGGTCTTTTCCGGAGGAGAGCTGGTGCCGCCTTTCGGTGTTGAGGATGCAGTGGAGCAGGGCACGGCCGAAATCGGTCATTCGACGCCTTACTACGCCGCGTCCAAGAACTCCGCGTTGCATTTCTTTTCCGCCGTGCCGTTTGGCATGACCGCTGTCGAGACGACGGCGTGGCTGCGCTATGGCGGCGGTCAGGACCTCTGGGACGGCATTTATGCCGAGCGCGGGCTGAAGCCGTTCTATTCCGGCAGCTCCGGAGTTCAGGCCGCCGGTTGGTTCAAGAAGCCGGTTGAAAGCCTCAATGACCTTGCCGGTCTCAACATGCGTATCGCCGGCCTCGGCGGTGAGGCCATGCGCAAGCTCGGCGTCAATGCCGTTCTGCTGCCGCCTCCGGAAATCTTCCCGTCCTTCCAGTCCGGCGCCATTGACGCCGCTGAATGGGTCGGGCCGATGCTGGACCAGGCATTCGGTCTGCAGAAGGTCGCCAAATATTGTTATGTGCCGGCCTTCCACGAGCCCTCCGCTGCACTGGAGATCGTGGTCAACAAGGAGGCCTATGAGGGGCTGCCGGCACACCTTCAGGCGATCATTGCCAATGCCGCCGAAGCTGCATCGGTCGAAACGACAGCCCAGTTCGACTATTACAACGTTGTTGCCATGAAGAAGCTCAAGGACGATGGCGTCACCTTCGGCGCGTTCCCGGAGGACGTGATTGCCGCCCTGAAACCGGCCGTCGCCGAGGTTCTGGCCGAAAATGCCGCCGCCAATCCGAAATTTGCTGAAGTCCAGAAGAGCTACGATGCGTTTCTGGAGCTCGCAAAGGATTATGCGACCGAGGTCAAGGCAGCGACCTTCACCCAAAGGGTGTGA
- a CDS encoding DMT family transporter, translating to MQNVATAPSSKATTGILLMSVGVASLCVNDAIAKTLTEGYSPIQILFLRNIIALPFAMLIALKMGGRGALVTHRPAAHLLRGVLWLVAATLFFTSFIYLGLAEATALIFVMPVFVTAISALVLREPTGWRRWSAVLIGFAGVLVIVRPGGDTFQAASLLPVVTAFFYALLMLSARWVDPRESVWTMMLYLVGAGALLSTLVMPFVWVTPHMEDAWLFLGLAFFGTAGITLMTQAFRFAPAAVVAPFDYTALLWATLLGYLLWGEIPDTATYLGAAIIIASGIYIVWRERKLES from the coding sequence ATGCAAAATGTGGCGACGGCCCCGTCCTCCAAGGCAACCACGGGCATCCTGCTGATGTCCGTCGGGGTCGCGAGCCTGTGTGTCAACGACGCCATCGCCAAAACGCTGACGGAAGGTTATTCGCCGATCCAGATCCTGTTTTTGCGCAACATCATCGCCCTGCCCTTTGCCATGCTGATAGCCCTCAAGATGGGCGGACGCGGGGCGCTGGTAACACACCGACCAGCCGCCCATCTTCTGCGCGGTGTCCTGTGGCTCGTTGCAGCCACGCTGTTCTTCACCAGCTTCATCTATCTCGGCCTTGCCGAAGCAACCGCGCTGATCTTCGTGATGCCGGTCTTCGTGACGGCGATCTCCGCGCTGGTCCTGCGCGAACCAACCGGCTGGCGGCGCTGGTCGGCGGTTCTGATCGGATTTGCCGGCGTTCTGGTCATCGTACGCCCCGGCGGTGACACGTTCCAGGCAGCGTCGCTGCTGCCTGTGGTCACGGCGTTTTTCTACGCACTTTTGATGCTCAGCGCCCGGTGGGTCGATCCGCGCGAAAGTGTCTGGACCATGATGCTTTACCTGGTCGGCGCCGGTGCGCTGCTAAGCACGCTGGTGATGCCGTTTGTCTGGGTGACGCCACACATGGAGGACGCATGGCTTTTCCTGGGCCTTGCCTTTTTCGGCACCGCCGGCATCACGCTGATGACCCAGGCCTTCCGGTTTGCACCAGCGGCCGTGGTGGCACCTTTCGATTACACCGCCCTCCTCTGGGCGACGTTGCTCGGTTATCTTCTCTGGGGTGAGATCCCGGATACGGCGACCTATCTTGGGGCAGCCATCATCATCGCCAGCGGGATCTATATCGTCTGGCGCGAACGCAAGCTGGAAAGCTGA